From a region of the uncultured Draconibacterium sp. genome:
- a CDS encoding sialate O-acetylesterase — protein sequence MKLKTYMLILAALLVVQLNGFSQDPNFHIYLCFGQSNMEGNARLEHQDSLNIDDRFQMMSAVDCPDSGREKGQWYTAVPPLCRCRTGLTPVDYFGRTLVENLPKHIKVGVINVAVGGCKIALFDKDSCESYVETAPFWMKGMLKPYDNNPYARLVEMAKLAQKDGVIKGILLHQGESNTGDSLWTEKVKVVYENLVADLGLQADNVPLLAGEVVGDDQNGQCASMNKIIATLPDVIPNAYVIPSVGCPQRGDGLHFTAEGYRMLGKRYGLRMLSLLDYKSAAPKVIRGEGAPRAIAGQRNFGGMMLPGGQRPPRPPRPEPEIKTVSLDEISMSDPFIFPDKTTQTYYLTGTGGRLYKSKDLKMWTGPYSIIDLTGTWMDGNFVAAAEIHQFGDKYYLAGTWNDHGNPIEHVARRYTVPTNQSQILVADSPEGPYKPLVKEYDFCLGPRDWDIIDGTLYEENDTVYMVFVHEWTQLIDGTMDYFPLSKDLTHRTAEPTTMFRASEAPWSREMNSIGEATFGMKMPGWVTDGPQLFKTQTGKLGMLWSSWGDSRYAQGIAYSESGSIKGPWVQEEESFKGDNSGHGMIFTTFDGERLFIIHHAEEKGPRKPQVYKIDDSGDKLILGKRYKL from the coding sequence ATGAAACTTAAAACTTACATGCTTATACTGGCTGCTCTATTGGTGGTTCAGTTAAATGGATTTTCACAGGACCCTAATTTTCATATTTATCTCTGCTTCGGGCAGTCGAATATGGAAGGAAATGCACGCCTGGAACACCAGGATTCACTAAATATTGACGATCGTTTTCAAATGATGTCAGCGGTTGATTGTCCGGATTCAGGGCGTGAAAAGGGGCAATGGTACACAGCAGTTCCGCCTTTATGCCGCTGCAGAACAGGCTTAACACCCGTCGATTATTTTGGCAGAACATTGGTAGAAAACCTGCCAAAACATATCAAAGTTGGCGTAATTAATGTTGCCGTTGGCGGTTGTAAAATTGCATTGTTCGATAAGGATAGTTGTGAATCGTATGTAGAAACAGCTCCATTTTGGATGAAGGGCATGTTAAAACCATACGACAACAACCCTTATGCCCGCCTGGTTGAAATGGCCAAGTTGGCTCAAAAAGATGGTGTAATTAAAGGTATTTTGTTGCACCAGGGCGAGTCGAATACCGGCGATTCGTTATGGACTGAAAAAGTAAAAGTTGTATACGAAAACCTGGTTGCAGATTTGGGGCTTCAGGCCGATAATGTGCCTTTGCTGGCCGGTGAAGTGGTTGGCGATGATCAGAACGGACAGTGTGCAAGTATGAATAAAATTATTGCCACGCTGCCCGACGTAATTCCAAATGCGTATGTAATTCCTTCGGTTGGATGCCCGCAACGTGGCGATGGTCTGCACTTTACCGCTGAAGGTTACCGTATGTTAGGAAAACGCTATGGTTTACGAATGCTCTCATTGCTTGATTATAAAAGCGCTGCACCAAAAGTTATCAGAGGCGAGGGGGCTCCCCGGGCAATTGCAGGACAACGAAACTTCGGAGGAATGATGCTTCCCGGTGGTCAACGTCCACCAAGACCTCCTCGTCCGGAACCCGAAATAAAAACCGTTTCGCTGGATGAAATTTCCATGAGTGACCCTTTTATTTTTCCTGATAAAACAACACAAACTTACTACTTAACCGGAACAGGTGGCCGTCTTTATAAAAGTAAAGATCTGAAAATGTGGACCGGACCGTATTCAATTATCGACCTCACAGGAACCTGGATGGATGGCAACTTTGTTGCTGCAGCAGAGATTCACCAATTTGGTGATAAATATTACCTGGCCGGAACCTGGAACGACCACGGTAACCCGATTGAACATGTTGCGCGCCGTTATACTGTGCCTACCAACCAATCTCAGATATTGGTAGCCGATTCGCCCGAAGGCCCGTACAAACCATTGGTTAAGGAGTATGATTTTTGCCTTGGCCCACGTGATTGGGATATTATCGATGGAACACTTTACGAGGAGAATGATACCGTTTACATGGTATTTGTGCACGAGTGGACACAACTGATTGATGGTACGATGGATTACTTTCCCTTATCAAAAGATCTGACGCATCGAACTGCCGAACCAACCACAATGTTCAGAGCCAGTGAAGCTCCCTGGTCGAGAGAAATGAACAGCATTGGTGAAGCTACTTTTGGTATGAAAATGCCGGGTTGGGTAACCGACGGACCTCAATTATTCAAAACACAAACCGGAAAATTGGGAATGCTTTGGTCGAGCTGGGGCGATAGTCGCTATGCACAGGGTATTGCCTATTCTGAATCGGGAAGTATAAAAGGACCCTGGGTTCAGGAAGAAGAATCTTTCAAAGGCGATAACTCCGGCCACGGTATGATCTTTACTACTTTTGATGGAGAGCGGCTATTTATCATTCATCATGCCGAAGAAAAAGGCCCTCGAAAACCTCAGGTTTATAAAATCGACGACTCAGGAGATAAACTCATTCTGGGGAAAAGATACAAACTGTAA
- a CDS encoding glycoside hydrolase 43 family protein → MKTRSFLLIILMLFIISNSWAQAQKATNPIIHADVPDVSMIRVGDNYYMSSTTMHMAPGVPIMKSKDLVNWEMVSYAYDILADIDPLKLDNEKRAYGKGSWASCIRYHNNMYYVSTFSSTTGKTYVFSTKDIEKGDWKRHEFSPSLHDNTLFFDDDGKIYMIWGAGKLMIAELEPDFSGVKEGTEKVLIENASAPAGDNIMLPAEGSQLFKVNGKYYLFNITWPRGSMRSVVIHRADNINGPWEGRLALQDKGVAQGGLIDTPDGKWFSFLFRDYGSVGRIPYLVPVKWEDGWPVLGVDGKVPDELDLPASKGLIPGIVNSDEFDRKKKEPDLPLVWQWNHNPVNELWSVHDRKGYLRLTTGRVDDSFVYARNTLTQRTFGPVSSASTLMDASNMNDGDYAGFCALQRKYGQVGVKMTGGEKFIYMISNETDTPVELESLPLKQDEVYFKIDCDYRDRKDIARFYYSLDGKTWTAIGGPLKMEYTLMEHFMGYRFGLFNYATKNTGGYVDFDYFRIMDQISADN, encoded by the coding sequence ATGAAAACACGTTCTTTTCTACTGATAATCCTGATGCTGTTTATAATTTCGAACAGTTGGGCACAAGCTCAAAAAGCTACTAATCCCATCATTCACGCCGATGTCCCTGATGTTTCGATGATTCGCGTTGGCGATAATTACTACATGAGTAGTACCACCATGCACATGGCACCGGGAGTTCCGATAATGAAATCGAAGGATCTGGTAAACTGGGAAATGGTGAGTTATGCTTACGATATCCTGGCAGACATCGATCCGCTTAAGCTGGATAATGAAAAACGTGCTTATGGAAAGGGATCGTGGGCAAGTTGTATCCGTTACCACAATAACATGTATTATGTGTCAACCTTTTCGAGCACAACCGGCAAAACATATGTTTTCTCAACAAAAGACATTGAAAAAGGCGACTGGAAACGACACGAATTTTCTCCGAGTTTACATGATAATACCTTGTTTTTCGACGACGATGGAAAAATTTATATGATTTGGGGAGCCGGAAAATTAATGATTGCCGAACTGGAACCGGATTTTTCAGGTGTTAAAGAAGGAACTGAAAAAGTACTGATCGAAAATGCGAGTGCACCGGCAGGCGACAATATTATGTTGCCCGCAGAAGGTTCGCAGCTTTTTAAAGTAAATGGAAAATATTACCTGTTTAACATTACCTGGCCGCGCGGTAGCATGCGTTCGGTTGTTATTCACCGGGCCGATAATATTAATGGCCCGTGGGAAGGTCGCCTTGCATTGCAGGATAAAGGTGTTGCGCAGGGCGGATTGATTGACACTCCGGATGGAAAATGGTTTTCGTTTCTTTTCCGCGATTATGGTTCGGTAGGCCGCATTCCGTATTTGGTTCCGGTAAAATGGGAAGACGGATGGCCTGTTTTGGGTGTTGACGGTAAAGTTCCCGATGAGCTGGATTTACCGGCAAGCAAAGGTTTGATTCCCGGAATTGTAAACTCCGATGAATTCGATCGTAAAAAGAAAGAGCCTGATCTTCCGCTGGTTTGGCAGTGGAATCACAATCCGGTGAACGAGCTTTGGTCGGTTCACGACCGCAAAGGTTACCTGCGGTTAACCACCGGTCGTGTTGACGATAGCTTTGTTTATGCCCGGAACACCCTTACTCAGCGAACTTTTGGCCCGGTAAGTTCGGCCAGCACATTAATGGACGCTTCGAACATGAATGACGGTGATTATGCCGGATTCTGTGCCTTGCAAAGAAAATACGGACAAGTGGGTGTAAAAATGACCGGTGGCGAGAAATTCATTTACATGATCAGCAACGAAACCGATACCCCGGTTGAACTGGAAAGTCTACCGTTAAAACAAGATGAAGTGTATTTTAAAATCGACTGCGACTACCGCGACAGAAAAGATATTGCCCGGTTTTATTACAGCCTCGACGGAAAAACATGGACCGCAATTGGCGGCCCGCTTAAAATGGAATATACTTTAATGGAACATTTTATGGGCTATCGGTTTGGGCTGTTTAACTATGCCACGAAGAATACAGGAGGATATGTAGATTTTGACTATTTCAGAATTATGGATCAGATTTCAGCAGACAACTGA
- a CDS encoding alpha-L-arabinofuranosidase C-terminal domain-containing protein — protein sequence MVHLNRIILAVTLTLFTVVSLKAQVPKGGKEISTNLFGLFFEDINYAADGGLYAELVQNRSFEYNPTEQSDWNPFSFWEYISPGFSYGRISVETKAPVHANNPHYMVLEVEHVGHEAKFSGISGVGIKNSGFDGIVVRNGEQYNFSMFAQQLSENPMELLVSLEDAKGEVLASKTIKTNSGDWKKYTAVLNAEASCDSAFLVVLARSNGALAMDMISLFPDKTFKNRANGMRADLAQVLADMKPKFVRFPGGCLVHGDGLGNMYRWKNTIGPLEQRIEQRNIWGYHQSAGLGYFEYFQFCEDIGAKPVPIVPAAVSCQNSGGTWRIGGTGQKALPENEMDEYIQEVLDLIEWANGSVTSVWGGKRAAAGHPEPFNLEYVGIGNEDKITPEFEERFNLIYKAVKEKYPEINVIGTVGPFLEGEDFEKGWEIADQLKLEMVDEHYYTQPEWFLGNQQRYDSYKRNATKVYLGEYASWGNKMWNAIAEAAYMTALERNGDVVAMASYAPLLAKQNFTQWTTDMIFFNNTNICLTPNYHVQKMFMSNQGDFYFDNVVEVAQNDTTLAASCVYDSQSGDIILKMVNAGNSAKTMKINLARFKNMIPKAKLTLLKADPEAENALENPESVVPELSDFTVQKKFDYKVPTMSFSLIRIKAN from the coding sequence ATGGTACATTTAAATCGAATAATTCTAGCAGTTACACTGACACTTTTTACAGTTGTAAGCTTAAAAGCCCAGGTTCCCAAGGGCGGTAAAGAAATCAGTACCAATCTTTTTGGCCTGTTTTTCGAAGACATTAATTATGCTGCCGATGGTGGTTTATACGCCGAGTTGGTACAAAACCGGTCGTTCGAATACAATCCAACCGAGCAAAGCGATTGGAATCCGTTTTCGTTCTGGGAATATATTTCTCCGGGTTTTTCGTATGGCAGAATCAGCGTGGAAACCAAAGCTCCCGTTCATGCCAATAATCCGCATTACATGGTGTTGGAAGTCGAGCATGTTGGTCACGAAGCTAAATTTTCGGGCATTTCAGGTGTGGGAATAAAGAATTCTGGTTTTGATGGTATTGTAGTTCGTAACGGCGAACAATATAACTTTTCAATGTTTGCGCAACAACTTTCCGAAAATCCAATGGAATTATTGGTAAGTCTTGAAGACGCAAAAGGAGAAGTACTCGCCAGTAAAACCATTAAAACGAATTCAGGAGACTGGAAAAAATATACTGCCGTTTTAAACGCGGAAGCTTCCTGTGATAGTGCTTTTCTGGTAGTTTTGGCACGCTCGAACGGTGCGCTGGCCATGGATATGATTTCGCTTTTTCCGGATAAAACATTTAAAAACCGGGCAAACGGAATGCGTGCTGATTTGGCACAGGTACTAGCCGATATGAAGCCAAAATTTGTTCGCTTTCCCGGTGGTTGTCTGGTACACGGCGATGGCCTTGGAAATATGTACCGCTGGAAAAATACTATTGGGCCGCTCGAACAGCGAATTGAACAACGCAATATCTGGGGCTATCATCAATCAGCCGGATTAGGTTATTTCGAGTATTTTCAGTTTTGCGAAGACATAGGTGCCAAGCCTGTTCCTATAGTTCCGGCGGCGGTAAGTTGCCAAAACTCGGGCGGAACCTGGCGCATTGGAGGCACGGGGCAAAAAGCACTTCCTGAAAATGAGATGGACGAATACATTCAGGAAGTACTCGACCTGATTGAGTGGGCGAACGGATCTGTAACTTCAGTATGGGGAGGAAAACGTGCAGCTGCCGGACATCCCGAACCTTTTAACCTCGAATATGTGGGTATTGGAAACGAAGATAAAATTACACCTGAGTTTGAGGAGCGTTTTAACCTGATCTACAAAGCCGTAAAAGAAAAATATCCTGAAATTAATGTTATCGGAACAGTAGGGCCTTTTCTTGAAGGCGAAGACTTTGAAAAAGGTTGGGAAATTGCCGATCAGCTTAAACTGGAGATGGTGGATGAACACTATTACACTCAGCCCGAATGGTTTTTGGGGAATCAGCAGCGATATGATAGTTACAAACGAAATGCAACCAAAGTCTATCTGGGCGAATACGCGTCGTGGGGCAATAAAATGTGGAATGCCATTGCCGAAGCGGCTTATATGACTGCTTTGGAGAGAAACGGCGATGTGGTGGCTATGGCTTCGTATGCGCCTTTGCTGGCCAAACAAAACTTTACGCAGTGGACCACCGATATGATCTTTTTCAACAATACAAATATTTGTCTTACACCCAATTACCACGTTCAGAAAATGTTTATGAGCAACCAGGGCGACTTCTATTTTGATAATGTGGTTGAAGTTGCGCAGAATGATACAACTCTTGCTGCTTCGTGTGTGTACGATAGCCAATCAGGCGACATTATTCTGAAAATGGTAAATGCTGGAAACTCGGCCAAAACAATGAAAATCAACCTTGCCAGGTTTAAAAATATGATTCCCAAAGCCAAATTAACATTGTTGAAAGCAGACCCTGAAGCCGAAAATGCCCTGGAAAATCCTGAAAGTGTGGTTCCTGAATTATCGGACTTTACAGTTCAAAAAAAGTTTGACTATAAAGTCCCGACCATGTCATTTTCGCTTATCCGAATAAAAGCAAATTAA
- a CDS encoding glycoside hydrolase family 127 protein — translation MNKLIYLILITSFVLGTSKSSKAQSKLYSNEFPLSDVKLLDGPFKKARDLNIEVLLQYDADRFLAPYRKEAGLEPRKPTYPNWDGLDGHVGGHYLSAMAMNYAATGNNECKRRMDYMLKELKECQEANAINNPEWGVGYAGGFPNSAKLWSTFKKGDFSTYFGSWAPFYNLHKMFAGLRDAWLYGESELAKDMFLKFCDWGINLTADLSDEQMEKMLGMEHGGMNEVYADAYQITGDKKYLNAAKRFSHHKFLEPLSKDIDNLDNQHANTQIPKFIGFERIAELNNDKQYLEAARFSWETITRNRSLAFGGNSRREHFPGESSCIDFVHVNDGPESCNSYNMLKLTEDLFRVSPEVKYADYYERTLFNHILSTQHPEHGGYVYFTPARPRHYRVYSAPNEAMWCCVGTGMENHGQYNRFIYTHADDDLYVNLFVASVLNWKEKGIQLKQETTFPFAEQTKLTITKGTSAFNLKVRYPAWVKEGALKIKVNGEVLEYTAHPSSYITIGRTWKKGDEIEIELPMQSTIEHLPNVSEYVAFMHGPILLGAKTGTEDLKGLIAGDGRWGQYSSGEYLPVDKAPILVEDDMENLGDKLEPIEGDPLHFKLNVKMVNPMDLTLEPFNQIHDSRYMMYWLALTNDGYQAYVDSLAANEQAMLGIEKRTVDYVATGEQQPETDHDMQQERSRSGNNQNEFYREAAGGGYFSYDFATNSETNLSLLVRYWGAEWGGRKFNIYIDDEKLVTEDNTGRWEISAFQDIVYTIPNSMVEGKSNVRIKFEALPGSTAGGVYVVRLLRAEE, via the coding sequence ATGAATAAACTGATTTACCTGATTCTGATAACTTCTTTTGTACTTGGTACAAGCAAGTCTTCAAAGGCCCAGTCCAAATTATATTCCAACGAATTTCCTTTAAGTGACGTTAAACTGCTGGATGGCCCGTTTAAAAAAGCACGCGATCTGAATATTGAAGTTTTGTTGCAATACGATGCAGATCGTTTTCTGGCACCGTACCGCAAAGAAGCCGGTTTGGAACCCCGTAAACCAACTTATCCGAACTGGGACGGATTGGACGGCCATGTTGGCGGGCATTATCTTTCGGCTATGGCAATGAACTACGCAGCAACCGGCAATAATGAGTGCAAGCGCCGAATGGATTATATGCTGAAAGAACTAAAAGAATGCCAGGAAGCCAATGCCATAAATAATCCCGAATGGGGAGTTGGTTATGCCGGCGGTTTTCCGAATAGCGCTAAGCTTTGGTCAACATTTAAAAAAGGCGATTTTTCAACTTACTTCGGATCATGGGCACCGTTTTACAACCTGCATAAAATGTTTGCCGGTTTGCGCGATGCCTGGCTTTATGGCGAAAGCGAATTGGCGAAAGATATGTTTCTGAAATTCTGCGATTGGGGAATTAATCTGACAGCAGATTTGTCTGACGAGCAGATGGAAAAAATGCTGGGCATGGAACATGGCGGAATGAACGAGGTTTATGCCGATGCTTATCAGATTACCGGAGATAAAAAATACCTGAATGCAGCAAAGCGTTTTTCACATCATAAATTTTTGGAGCCTTTATCAAAAGATATCGATAATCTTGATAATCAGCACGCCAATACTCAAATACCTAAGTTTATTGGTTTCGAACGCATTGCTGAACTTAACAACGATAAGCAATACCTCGAAGCAGCGCGCTTTTCGTGGGAAACCATTACCCGGAACCGTTCGCTTGCTTTTGGTGGAAACAGCCGCCGCGAGCACTTTCCAGGCGAAAGTTCGTGTATCGATTTTGTGCATGTAAACGACGGCCCCGAGTCCTGCAACTCGTATAACATGCTTAAACTCACCGAAGATTTATTCCGTGTTTCTCCGGAAGTCAAATATGCCGATTATTACGAACGAACCCTATTTAACCACATCCTTTCCACTCAACATCCCGAGCATGGTGGTTATGTATATTTTACTCCGGCGCGTCCACGTCATTACCGCGTGTATTCGGCACCAAACGAAGCCATGTGGTGTTGTGTAGGAACCGGAATGGAAAACCACGGGCAGTACAACCGTTTTATTTATACGCATGCTGATGACGATTTGTACGTGAATTTGTTTGTGGCATCCGTGCTCAATTGGAAAGAAAAAGGCATTCAGCTAAAACAGGAAACAACTTTTCCTTTTGCAGAACAAACAAAACTTACCATTACAAAAGGTACTTCAGCCTTCAATTTAAAAGTAAGGTATCCGGCGTGGGTAAAAGAAGGAGCACTGAAAATTAAGGTTAATGGCGAAGTGCTTGAATATACTGCTCATCCTTCATCATATATTACTATCGGACGAACATGGAAAAAGGGCGATGAAATAGAAATTGAATTGCCCATGCAAAGTACCATCGAACATTTACCCAACGTGTCCGAATACGTAGCTTTTATGCACGGACCAATTTTACTGGGAGCTAAAACCGGAACCGAAGATTTGAAAGGACTGATTGCCGGTGATGGTCGCTGGGGACAATATTCAAGCGGTGAATATTTACCGGTTGATAAAGCACCAATTCTGGTGGAAGACGATATGGAGAATCTGGGCGACAAACTGGAGCCGATTGAGGGGGATCCGCTTCATTTTAAATTGAATGTGAAGATGGTGAATCCGATGGATTTGACGCTTGAACCGTTCAACCAGATTCACGATTCAAGATACATGATGTATTGGCTGGCTTTAACCAACGATGGTTACCAGGCTTACGTGGATTCGCTTGCCGCCAACGAACAGGCAATGCTGGGCATCGAAAAGCGAACAGTTGACTATGTGGCTACCGGCGAACAACAACCTGAAACCGATCACGACATGCAACAGGAAAGATCGAGATCGGGAAATAACCAAAACGAATTCTACCGCGAGGCCGCCGGTGGTGGTTATTTTAGTTACGATTTTGCCACCAACTCCGAAACAAACCTAAGCTTGTTGGTACGTTATTGGGGAGCAGAGTGGGGAGGTCGCAAATTCAATATTTATATCGACGACGAAAAGCTGGTAACCGAAGACAATACCGGGCGCTGGGAGATCTCTGCCTTTCAGGATATTGTGTATACAATACCCAATTCGATGGTTGAAGGCAAAAGCAATGTCCGCATAAAATTTGAAGCACTTCCCGGAAGTACAGCCGGAGGTGTATATGTCGTTCGGTTGTTACGCGCCGAAGAATAA
- a CDS encoding glycoside hydrolase family 43 protein, whose amino-acid sequence MKNKLKLAAILGGMAMSFAAIAQKPVIQTKYTADPAPMVYNDTVFLYTSHDEDDAMGFKMHDWLLYTSVDMVNWTEHGAVASLKNFDWVPYDNGAWAVQCIERNGKFFLYCPMPGGVGIGVLVADSPYGPFKDPIGKPLINQGNHDIDPTILIDDDGQAYMYWGNPKLYYVKLNEDMISYSGQINEEPTTPKNYQEGPWVWKRDNHYYLAYASTCCPEGIGYAMSDTPTGPWEYKGMIVDASEKTRGNHPGIIEFKGKSYCFGHSYDLLKRTTPKFYERRSVDMDEMEYNADGTIKNRQYWSVEGPEQVQTLSPFNRVEAETMAWSEGVKTRFETEWEGDFDWARGKKIDDHLFVTAINHGDYIKVRGVDFSEGAESVEVNVSPIYGGKIEIHADKIDGPIIATVDINTAREEGIWKLFSAPVNKNIKGVHDMYFVFRGEKDLFYFDWWKLNAK is encoded by the coding sequence ATGAAGAATAAATTAAAACTAGCTGCAATACTTGGAGGAATGGCAATGTCCTTTGCGGCAATCGCACAAAAACCGGTTATTCAAACGAAATACACAGCCGATCCGGCGCCGATGGTTTATAATGACACGGTATTTCTTTATACCAGTCACGATGAAGATGATGCAATGGGCTTTAAGATGCATGATTGGTTGCTTTATACTTCAGTTGATATGGTAAACTGGACTGAACACGGCGCAGTGGCATCATTAAAAAATTTCGATTGGGTACCCTACGACAATGGTGCATGGGCAGTGCAATGTATTGAACGTAATGGGAAATTTTTCCTCTATTGCCCAATGCCGGGAGGAGTTGGTATTGGAGTATTAGTAGCCGATAGTCCGTACGGTCCTTTCAAAGATCCAATTGGCAAACCTCTTATTAATCAGGGCAATCACGACATAGATCCAACTATATTGATCGATGATGACGGACAGGCTTATATGTATTGGGGAAATCCAAAATTATATTACGTGAAGCTGAACGAAGATATGATTTCCTATTCAGGACAAATTAATGAGGAACCGACAACACCCAAAAATTATCAGGAAGGACCATGGGTTTGGAAACGTGATAATCATTATTATCTGGCTTATGCTTCCACCTGTTGTCCTGAAGGAATTGGGTATGCCATGAGCGACACCCCAACAGGGCCCTGGGAATATAAAGGTATGATTGTAGATGCATCGGAAAAAACTCGCGGCAACCATCCGGGGATAATTGAATTCAAGGGCAAATCGTATTGTTTTGGGCATAGTTATGACCTGCTGAAAAGGACCACACCAAAATTTTATGAACGCCGCTCGGTTGACATGGATGAAATGGAATACAACGCGGATGGTACCATCAAAAACCGGCAATACTGGTCGGTGGAAGGACCTGAACAAGTGCAGACCTTGAGCCCATTCAATCGTGTTGAAGCAGAAACAATGGCCTGGAGTGAGGGAGTGAAGACTCGCTTTGAAACAGAATGGGAAGGTGATTTCGATTGGGCCAGAGGGAAAAAAATTGATGATCATTTATTTGTGACAGCCATTAATCATGGTGATTATATTAAAGTCAGGGGCGTTGATTTTTCTGAAGGAGCCGAATCGGTTGAAGTGAATGTTTCTCCAATTTACGGAGGAAAAATTGAAATACACGCAGATAAAATTGACGGGCCAATCATCGCAACAGTTGACATAAATACTGCACGCGAAGAAGGTATTTGGAAGTTATTTTCTGCACCGGTTAACAAAAACATCAAAGGAGTTCATGATATGTACTTTGTTTTTAGGGGAGAAAAAGACTTGTTTTATTTTGACTGGTGGAAATTGAATGCTAAATAA
- a CDS encoding DUF3237 family protein yields the protein MNFNFHKNRVGIVALVLLLIISIHGFAQNNNSENSESIFRDFKTELMWKANVKIGTMINVGESKRGTRRVIPITGGTFSGPKITGEVLPGGEDWQLVRPDGDTELYARYLMETDDGTVLQILNKALMHVPAPGEQGGFYVKSVIDIEAPIESSYDYLNHAIFLGTLEMPQLKPNEEPYVIIGVYKVL from the coding sequence ATGAACTTTAACTTTCATAAAAACAGAGTAGGAATAGTAGCACTTGTGTTGCTGCTTATCATTTCCATCCATGGTTTTGCTCAGAACAATAATTCTGAAAACAGCGAAAGCATTTTCCGTGATTTTAAAACCGAGTTGATGTGGAAAGCCAACGTGAAAATTGGTACGATGATAAATGTTGGCGAAAGTAAACGCGGAACCCGTCGTGTGATTCCTATTACCGGCGGCACATTTAGCGGACCGAAAATTACCGGCGAAGTTTTACCTGGAGGGGAAGACTGGCAATTGGTTCGTCCCGATGGCGATACCGAACTGTATGCCCGTTATTTGATGGAAACAGATGATGGTACTGTACTACAAATATTAAACAAAGCGTTAATGCATGTCCCTGCACCAGGAGAGCAAGGTGGCTTTTATGTGAAATCGGTAATCGACATTGAAGCGCCCATAGAAAGTTCATACGATTATTTAAACCACGCGATATTTTTAGGAACACTCGAAATGCCTCAGTTAAAACCCAACGAAGAGCCTTATGTAATAATTGGCGTTTATAAGGTGTTGTGA